The genome window GCTGCCGACCGGCTCGTCTACGGACTGCCTGAGCTTATTGCCCCTCCTGCCGCAAGGATACATGCCGAATGGCGGATAGACCTTGAAAGGAGGGTAGACCAAATCAGAAAAGAATTCGGCCTAAGGGGGGTCTGGTAGAGAAACAGGGACGGCAAGATAGAATGTCGATCCATGGCCGAGTCGGCCTTCCACCCACGTTCTGCCATTATGGATCTGGGCCACCTGCCTGACTATCGAAAGCCCAAGGCCGGCACCTCCGGTCTTGTCGTTTCCAAGCCTGTAGAACCGCTCAAACACCTTATCAAGGGCATCAGTCGGTATGCCCGGCCCTTCGTCCGATACGGACAAGACGGCCTCTGCCCCCTGCACTTCCATGACGACCGCCACGCCCGATCCTTCACTGGAATACTTTACTGCATTGTCAATAAGATTGACGACCGCCTGTTCAATAGCCGAGGGGGAGGCAACAATCAGGACATCCTTCTCAGGCAGCCTTATATCAAGTCTTATCCCCTTCTCCTCCGAAAACGGCGACATCGCATCAACAGCCTTGAGTACCACCTCCTTGAACGACAACTTTTCGGCACCTTTCAGACAGCCCGCGCTTTCAAGCTGGGCCAGCGTCAGTATATTACGGACAATACCGGCGAGCCTGTCCGAATTCTTGAGTATGATCGTCAAAAACCGCCTGGACATCTCTGGGTCAAGCGACCCTTGGTCGAGAAGTGTCTCGGCATATCCCTTGATAGAGGTAAGCGGCGTCCTCAACTGATGCGCCACATTGGCGACCAGATCCTTTGCCACCTGCTCCGAGCGGACAAGCCCTGAGACATCATTAAAAATCATGAGGCACCCGCCACCATCAGAACTGTCAAGCCTCCTGACGGTTACATCCATCTCCTTGTTATTTTGTACTATCCTGATGTTTCCGGTCTGTTCGAGACAGGTGTCAACATCCTTCAGGGCCCTGATAATCTGCGGCGCCCTTACAAGCCCCTGAATGTCCCGGCCTATCCAATCATCAGGATGGGCATCGGACTGATTTAGCATCTTCAAGAGCGCATTGTTTACAAGACTAATTCCACCCCGTCCGTCTGTCAGCAAGACGCCTTCATTGATGTCATAAATGATTGCATTAAGGGCTTTTATCTTCGCATCTTGCTCAATGACAACACCGGCAAGCGCCTCAACGACGCCGGGCACATCGTCTCCGACCTTCTCCCGGCTTAAGAGACCCTTTTCAAATAGGGCCTGCAGCAGGTCTGAAGGGGGCGCACAGGCCTTTCGAAACCCACTCCAAGGCCTTGCAAATACGTATCTAAGGATGAAAACGGCTGTAAGCAACGCGGCTGCAAGAACTAAGAGGGCACGCAATTTCAGGCCCTTTCGTTGAAGCGATAGCCCATGCCCCTTACGGTCTCTATGCAGCCGCTCAAGGCACCGAGCTTTTTTCTGAGCCTTCGTATGTGGGTATCGACGGTCCTTGCGTATCCATCGAAGGAATAACCCCATACCCTGTCGAGGAGCGTCTCGCGGCTCTTTACGTTGCCAGGGGTCGAGATAAGCTCCTTAAGAAGCCTGAACTCTGTTGCGGTCAGATCTACAGCCTCTCCGCCAGCCTTGACGGCATATCTCCCTAGATCCATCTCTATACCCCCGGCCTTGAGTATATCCACGGATCTGTCCTCCTGCGGATAGGTCCTGGCGATTACAGCCTTTATGCGGAGGATCAGCTCCCTTGGACTGAAGGGTTTTACGATGTAATCATCCGCCCCGAGCTCGAGGCCGACGATCCTGTCTGTTTCAGAGCCCCTGGCCGTCACCATGAGGATAGGAATATGTGAAAGCTTCGGATCCCGCTTGATGCGTTTACACACATCAAGCCCATCCACATCTGGAAGCATGAGGTCGAGAAGGATCAGGTCGGGCCTAAACTGCCTCACGTAAGACAAGGCATGGCGTCCCTCCGGGAGCACCATGGACTCAAACCCTGCCTGATCCAGATTAAATCTTATGAGATCCGCTATGTCTTTTTCATCCTCGACCAAAAGTATACGTTGTTTAACCATAGCCGATAAATTAGACAGGGGAAAGGAGACCAACCGCTCCATTCCCCACGAAGGGATCAGTTCGCCGGCCAGACGGCCTTGCCGCCGGACCTTATCTCTTTAGTCCACATATCCTCCACCATCTTCACCGCCTCATCGGGCATAGGGATATATATGAGCTCCTTCGCCATATCACCGCCGTTCTTGTAGCACCAGTCAAAAAACTTCAAGACAGACCGTGCCTTTACAGGATTGGGTTGATCTTTATACATCAAAATGAATGTCGCCCCCGTAATAGGCCATGACCCAGCCCCTGGCCCATTCACCAGCACGACCTTCATCCCTACAGGGGCATGTTTCCAGTCCGCGCTTGCCGCAGCCGCACGGAAGGTCTGATCGTCGGCGACCACAAAATGTCCGTCCCTGTTTTTAAGGCTCACTGTTATGAGCCTGTTCTGAAGGGCATAGGCATACTCCACATAGCCAATGGCACCATTTACCCTGTTTACATAAGAAGCCACACCCTCATTACCTTTACCGCCGAGCCCGACCGGCCAGTTGACCGCCTTGTCGGCACCGACCGCCTTGCCCCACTCAGGGCTTACCGCCGCAAGATAATGGGTGAATATCCAGGTGGTGCCGGAGCCGTCCGCCCTATGGACAACAGTTATTGCGGTCGAAGGGAGATTCACTGTCGGATTCAAGGCCTTTATCCTGGGGTCGTTCCATGTCTTTATCTCACCCAGATATATCTTTGCAAGGGTCTCCCCGTCGAGTTTGATCTCATTGGCCTTAACCCCCTTGAGATTTACGACCGGCACTATCCCACCCATCACCATTGGAAACTGAACAAGACCAGCTGCCTCCAACTCCTGCGGCTCAAGAGGGGCGTCGGATGCCCCGAAGTCCACAGTCCTTGCCTTTATCTGTTGAATGCCGCCGCCTGAACCGATGGATTGATAGTTGAGCTTAACACCCGAGACCTCTTGGTATGCAGCCGCCCACTTTGAATAGATCGGATAGGGGAAAGTTGCCCCTGCACCGGTTATGGTTTCTGCAAGGCACTGTGAAAAACCGGCCACGAAAGGCAAAAACACCATCAAAAAACTAATGGATGCCAGTCGTCGGACATACAACCTCAAAGACCCTGTTGTCATTTTCATTTCAAACCTCCTTTAGAATATTTGCCTAACTATTTATTTATAATAAAGGCTATCCATTGATTGTTACAGAAAAATGACAAAATTGTGTCAATATTATAAAACAAAACCAACAAACTGCATTCGGATTTGCATCAAGCAAAAAACGGTCGGCTTCAGGGCTTGACTTTGGATTTTAAATAATCATAATCCGCTATAAAAATGATCGGTAAGGATCAAATCTAGAGGTGATGTCATGAACAAAAAGACGCCCTTCAAACCGGCCTCTTCAATCCTTGCAACGTTGATCGCAACCATCTTCCTTGCATCGTGCAGCACCGCCTACAAAAGCCAGGAGGTGTCATTCCGTTACCCGACGTCTTATAATTTCTCACAAGACATCGCAGGGGCGAAGGTTGCGGTAGAGGCCTTCGCCGATAAAAACAGGGCAAAAAGCGCATTTGGCTTCGACATCCTTGGCGCAGGCGTCCTGCCTGTACAGATCGTAATCGACAATGAAGGGACCCATGGGCTTGAAGTAGTCCCGGCCCAAACCTTTCTGATCGATTCAAACGGCAGGATGTGGAATATCCTCGACAACATACAGGCATATGAACGCCTTGAAAAAAGCTCAGAATTTACAAATATCGCAAAGTCTTCCGGCGCAGGGGCGGCCCTTGGCGCAGCGGGCGGCGCACTGGTAGGGGCCGCTGTCGGCATACTCTCGGGCAGAGACATCGGAAAAGATATACTTAAAGGCGCAGGCGCAGGGGCGGCAGGCGGCGCACTGGTAGGCGGGGCCCAGGGCCTCAACACCGACGAGGTCTCTGAGAAGATATCGAACGACCTTGCCAGGAAGCAACTCAAAAACAGACCTGTCGAGCCAGAAAATCTGGCGAGAGGCTTCATGTTCTTCCCCGCCGAGGCGAGTGGGGCAAGACAACTCCGTCTTCAATTGAAAGAAACCGATACTGGAAAGATACACACGGTCACGCTGATCGTAAATTAGGTTGCCTGTCAAATGCCAGAGATGGCAGGATCGTCTCTGTTTTCTGGTCCTTGTTTTGATTTTATGATAAGCGCATATGCATAGGCGCTGAAAGAGGTAAAATATGAAAAGATCCCCGACAGTCTTCGCTCGTGAATGCGCTGCGATCGAACCAGCCACCGCCAATGAGCCTCCTTCGCATCAAGACGAAGAGCCTCCTTCGCCTCCATGCCGGTCGAACATACCGCCAGCGCTCGCCAGTCTCTGGGCTGACATCACGCAAGCACAGTGGAATGATTGGCGGTGGCAGTTCAAAAACAGACTT of Dissulfurimicrobium hydrothermale contains these proteins:
- the pstS gene encoding phosphate ABC transporter substrate-binding protein PstS, which codes for MKMTTGSLRLYVRRLASISFLMVFLPFVAGFSQCLAETITGAGATFPYPIYSKWAAAYQEVSGVKLNYQSIGSGGGIQQIKARTVDFGASDAPLEPQELEAAGLVQFPMVMGGIVPVVNLKGVKANEIKLDGETLAKIYLGEIKTWNDPRIKALNPTVNLPSTAITVVHRADGSGTTWIFTHYLAAVSPEWGKAVGADKAVNWPVGLGGKGNEGVASYVNRVNGAIGYVEYAYALQNRLITVSLKNRDGHFVVADDQTFRAAAASADWKHAPVGMKVVLVNGPGAGSWPITGATFILMYKDQPNPVKARSVLKFFDWCYKNGGDMAKELIYIPMPDEAVKMVEDMWTKEIRSGGKAVWPAN
- a CDS encoding sensor histidine kinase, which codes for MRALLVLAAALLTAVFILRYVFARPWSGFRKACAPPSDLLQALFEKGLLSREKVGDDVPGVVEALAGVVIEQDAKIKALNAIIYDINEGVLLTDGRGGISLVNNALLKMLNQSDAHPDDWIGRDIQGLVRAPQIIRALKDVDTCLEQTGNIRIVQNNKEMDVTVRRLDSSDGGGCLMIFNDVSGLVRSEQVAKDLVANVAHQLRTPLTSIKGYAETLLDQGSLDPEMSRRFLTIILKNSDRLAGIVRNILTLAQLESAGCLKGAEKLSFKEVVLKAVDAMSPFSEEKGIRLDIRLPEKDVLIVASPSAIEQAVVNLIDNAVKYSSEGSGVAVVMEVQGAEAVLSVSDEGPGIPTDALDKVFERFYRLGNDKTGGAGLGLSIVRQVAQIHNGRTWVEGRLGHGSTFYLAVPVSLPDPP
- a CDS encoding response regulator; the encoded protein is MVKQRILLVEDEKDIADLIRFNLDQAGFESMVLPEGRHALSYVRQFRPDLILLDLMLPDVDGLDVCKRIKRDPKLSHIPILMVTARGSETDRIVGLELGADDYIVKPFSPRELILRIKAVIARTYPQEDRSVDILKAGGIEMDLGRYAVKAGGEAVDLTATEFRLLKELISTPGNVKSRETLLDRVWGYSFDGYARTVDTHIRRLRKKLGALSGCIETVRGMGYRFNERA